From a region of the Hymenobacter jejuensis genome:
- a CDS encoding glycosyltransferase family 9 protein → MPATDRAVLLIQTAFIGDVILATALLERLHATEPHTPVDILVRKGNEGLVKSHPYVRNVLVWDKKKAKYLGLLRLLLQIRKMRYERVITLQRFASTGFLTAFSGAKKHIGFDKNPLSFLFTMAIPHVFDAGVHEVTRNLNLLDPADEVPLTPPRLYPTPADEAAAAPYAAVGGYICIAPTSVWFTKQFPEEKWVQLLHILPSQYTVYLIGGPPDVEACERLRLTSGRANVVNLAGKLSLLASAALMRSAVLNYVNDSAPMHLCSAMGAPTCAVYCSTVPYFGFGPLSPFSRIVELKEPLACKPCGLHGYRQCPLGHFYCAHGIRLEQLTEALAEAEAWAAGQV, encoded by the coding sequence ATGCCAGCCACCGACCGCGCCGTCCTGCTCATTCAGACCGCCTTTATCGGTGACGTCATTCTGGCTACGGCCCTGCTGGAGCGCCTGCACGCCACCGAACCGCATACGCCCGTCGATATACTGGTGCGCAAAGGCAATGAAGGTTTGGTGAAAAGCCACCCGTATGTGCGCAACGTGCTGGTGTGGGACAAGAAGAAGGCTAAGTACTTGGGCCTTTTGCGGTTGCTCCTGCAAATACGAAAAATGCGCTACGAGCGCGTTATTACGTTGCAGCGCTTTGCCTCCACGGGTTTCCTGACGGCTTTTTCGGGAGCAAAGAAGCACATCGGGTTCGACAAAAACCCGCTTTCGTTTCTGTTTACGATGGCCATTCCGCACGTTTTTGATGCGGGCGTGCACGAGGTAACGCGCAATTTGAACCTGCTCGACCCCGCCGACGAGGTTCCGCTGACGCCGCCGCGCCTCTACCCTACCCCCGCCGACGAGGCCGCGGCCGCGCCGTACGCGGCGGTAGGCGGCTATATCTGCATCGCGCCCACGTCGGTGTGGTTTACCAAGCAGTTTCCGGAGGAGAAATGGGTGCAACTGCTGCACATCTTGCCGTCCCAATACACGGTATATCTAATCGGGGGCCCACCCGATGTGGAGGCCTGCGAGCGACTGCGGCTCACCAGCGGCCGCGCCAACGTCGTGAATCTGGCCGGCAAACTATCGTTGCTGGCTTCAGCGGCCCTGATGCGCAGCGCGGTGCTTAATTACGTCAACGATTCGGCGCCCATGCACTTGTGTTCGGCGATGGGGGCACCTACGTGCGCCGTATATTGTTCTACAGTACCGTACTTCGGTTTTGGCCCGCTCAGCCCGTTCTCCCGCATTGTGGAACTCAAGGAACCGTTGGCCTGTAAGCCCTGTGGCCTGCACGGCTACCGCCAATGCCCTCTCGGCCACTTCTATTGTGCCCACGGCATTCGCCTTGAGCAGCTTACCGAAGCGCTAGCCGAAGCCGAAGCTTGGGCCGCGGGCCAAGTGTAA
- a CDS encoding LysM peptidoglycan-binding domain-containing protein, which yields MKKLLLTWLCLLPFLAVAQSVTVPNTLDFAGLHLRFTPGGRTAVQQKVDALRRYQPSFQARVDLADAYFPIIDRVFQAEGLPQDFHYLALQESGLQGEAQSIHDAIGYWQFKREAALDFGLVMNDVVDERKHIVASSHAAAKYLLRNNAALHNWANTLLSYNLGLSGTKPYTLPTDANASEMEISEQTHPYILTFLAHKIAFESAVGQNPKPPMILQEFPALAGQQLPVIAQSLQTDPNELAKHNRWLLNGAAIPSDRAYTVLVPITDEIQLTAIAAQQRTATAGQLLNQPQIDPENAEFVRINGLRAIVALPGDTKETLAKRAKLKMRKFMQFNDLFAFDNIVVGQPYFVQKKRDKAAVEYHVAQSGESVATVSQKYGVRAKAIFNKNRMARNEDLRVGRVLWLQHTRPRDVAVEYAEGKNEVAMAAFERPAAAQTPAPTSVAKPAKSRTAEAEPYKGRVSSQSRALEEASDSDSLATESVAAPTDSVNDAGMENLNDLPNAAPAQTQPAPQQANARVYSGQPASKPAPAPVAAEPATEISMDTTAAAVPAVVDTTAKVEPVVKDNPKIVLRDPAPAKAPVAMPKPAAATASASPQPSSVVVPAAAVEPLPANGIHIVQKSESLYSVARRYGIRPADLAAWNDLPANPSLRLGQTLRVTPPVAAAAAAAPVSPTPKPATPATPAPSPKPASGASTPAPTAVTTVRHTVAAGESMYGISRKYGVTIKQIMEWNGKPDFNVHPGEVLTIQVAK from the coding sequence ATGAAAAAACTCTTGCTTACGTGGCTTTGCCTGCTGCCCTTTCTGGCAGTTGCTCAGAGCGTTACGGTTCCCAATACCCTTGATTTTGCGGGTTTGCACCTGCGCTTCACGCCCGGCGGCCGGACGGCCGTGCAGCAGAAAGTAGACGCCCTACGCCGCTATCAGCCGTCTTTTCAGGCTCGCGTGGATCTGGCCGATGCGTATTTCCCGATTATCGACCGGGTATTTCAGGCCGAAGGACTGCCGCAGGATTTTCATTACCTCGCGCTTCAAGAGAGCGGCTTGCAGGGCGAGGCGCAGTCCATTCACGATGCCATTGGCTACTGGCAGTTCAAGCGCGAAGCAGCCCTGGATTTTGGGCTGGTCATGAACGATGTGGTAGACGAGCGCAAGCACATTGTGGCCTCCTCGCACGCAGCGGCGAAATATCTGCTGCGCAACAATGCAGCGCTGCACAATTGGGCCAATACGCTGCTGAGCTACAACCTCGGGCTAAGCGGCACCAAGCCCTACACCCTGCCCACCGATGCAAACGCTTCGGAAATGGAGATTTCGGAACAGACTCATCCTTACATACTTACATTCTTGGCGCACAAAATCGCCTTTGAATCGGCGGTGGGGCAGAATCCGAAACCCCCGATGATCTTGCAGGAATTTCCGGCGTTGGCCGGGCAGCAGTTGCCCGTCATTGCCCAATCCTTACAAACCGACCCCAACGAACTTGCCAAGCACAATCGGTGGCTGCTCAATGGCGCAGCCATTCCCAGCGACCGCGCCTACACGGTACTGGTGCCCATCACCGACGAAATTCAGCTGACCGCCATTGCTGCCCAGCAGCGCACGGCTACGGCGGGCCAGCTTCTGAACCAACCCCAGATTGACCCCGAAAATGCCGAATTCGTCCGCATCAACGGGCTGCGTGCCATTGTGGCTCTCCCCGGCGACACCAAGGAAACTCTTGCCAAGCGTGCTAAGCTGAAGATGCGTAAGTTCATGCAATTCAATGACTTATTCGCATTCGACAACATCGTGGTAGGCCAACCTTATTTCGTGCAGAAAAAGCGCGATAAGGCTGCCGTAGAGTACCACGTTGCCCAATCCGGCGAGAGCGTCGCGACGGTATCGCAGAAGTACGGGGTGCGCGCAAAAGCCATTTTCAACAAAAACCGCATGGCCCGCAACGAGGATCTACGGGTGGGGCGCGTGTTGTGGCTTCAACATACGCGTCCGCGCGATGTGGCCGTGGAATACGCCGAAGGAAAAAATGAAGTAGCAATGGCTGCTTTTGAGCGTCCGGCAGCCGCCCAGACGCCTGCTCCGACTTCGGTGGCCAAGCCTGCCAAATCCCGTACCGCAGAGGCAGAGCCATATAAAGGCCGCGTTTCCTCGCAAAGTCGTGCGCTGGAAGAAGCATCCGATTCGGATAGCTTAGCGACAGAATCGGTGGCGGCGCCCACGGATAGCGTAAACGATGCGGGGATGGAAAACCTCAATGATTTGCCCAATGCAGCCCCTGCCCAAACGCAGCCGGCTCCTCAACAGGCCAACGCACGGGTATATTCGGGTCAGCCCGCTTCAAAACCGGCCCCTGCCCCTGTAGCTGCTGAGCCCGCAACCGAAATATCCATGGATACTACAGCAGCAGCTGTACCAGCAGTCGTTGACACAACGGCAAAAGTGGAACCCGTTGTAAAGGACAACCCAAAAATTGTGTTGCGCGATCCTGCTCCGGCCAAGGCCCCGGTAGCCATGCCCAAACCTGCCGCTGCGACTGCATCAGCTTCTCCCCAGCCGAGTTCGGTAGTTGTACCTGCCGCTGCTGTAGAGCCTCTGCCTGCGAACGGCATCCATATTGTGCAGAAAAGCGAATCGCTTTACAGCGTGGCGCGGCGCTATGGCATTCGTCCCGCCGACCTTGCTGCTTGGAACGACTTGCCAGCTAACCCTTCGCTCAGGCTCGGCCAGACGCTCCGGGTGACGCCGCCTGTGGCAGCTGCTGCGGCGGCTGCACCGGTTTCGCCAACGCCAAAACCAGCTACTCCAGCCACTCCAGCGCCTTCTCCCAAGCCAGCGTCAGGAGCTTCAACTCCTGCTCCGACGGCAGTTACCACTGTTCGGCACACTGTAGCGGCCGGCGAGTCGATGTACGGCATCTCGCGCAAGTACGGCGTCACCATCAAGCAGATCATGGAGTGGAATGGCAAGCCCGACTTCAACGTACACCCCGGCGAAGTCCTGACAATTCAGGTAGCCAAATAG
- a CDS encoding fatty acid desaturase family protein yields MKTLLPSTDPVYQKIEHPSWLDEKLLTLCQDPRDLPFLHLIIALSVTLLPLAILLFVPGVTGWQWWVVAIAYQGLNNFYFKGPFGLMLHCTSHRILFKKQYKFLNNYIPWVLGPMFGQTPETYFSHHMGMHHPENNLPDDRSSTMFYQRDSLAGFLHYLSDFIVLGLPRLFHYFIIMKKKKLLMRSARGEFVFIALCVALCFVNWQATVTVFILPLVISRIVMMLGNWAQHAFIRSETPGNCYTNSITCINTKYNHKCWNDGYHISHHLKPAMHWTEHPISFRKNIAQYADNEAIVFDGIHFLHVFFYLMTKRYDLLARNFVNLGDRYASDAEVIELLESRTRKISRQDYAFA; encoded by the coding sequence ATGAAAACATTGTTGCCCTCCACGGACCCCGTCTACCAGAAGATAGAACACCCCTCGTGGCTTGATGAAAAACTACTCACCTTGTGCCAAGACCCTCGGGACTTGCCTTTTTTGCATCTTATTATTGCTCTGAGTGTTACGTTGCTCCCGCTGGCTATTTTGCTGTTTGTGCCCGGCGTTACGGGCTGGCAATGGTGGGTGGTAGCCATTGCTTATCAGGGCCTGAACAACTTTTATTTCAAAGGACCTTTCGGGTTGATGTTGCATTGCACATCGCACCGAATCCTGTTCAAAAAGCAATACAAGTTTCTCAACAATTACATTCCGTGGGTGCTGGGTCCCATGTTTGGCCAGACGCCGGAAACCTATTTTAGCCACCACATGGGCATGCACCATCCGGAAAACAACCTGCCGGACGACCGCAGCTCCACCATGTTCTACCAGCGCGACTCACTGGCTGGTTTTCTGCACTACCTCAGCGATTTTATCGTGTTGGGGCTGCCGCGGCTCTTTCATTACTTCATCATTATGAAGAAGAAAAAGCTGCTTATGCGCTCGGCGCGGGGCGAGTTTGTGTTCATCGCGCTGTGCGTAGCGCTGTGCTTTGTCAACTGGCAGGCTACGGTCACGGTTTTTATTCTGCCTTTGGTGATTTCGCGGATCGTGATGATGCTCGGCAACTGGGCCCAGCACGCTTTTATCCGCTCCGAAACGCCCGGCAACTGCTACACCAACAGCATCACTTGCATCAATACCAAGTACAACCATAAGTGCTGGAATGACGGATACCACATCAGCCACCACCTCAAGCCCGCCATGCACTGGACTGAACACCCAATCAGCTTTCGCAAGAATATAGCGCAATATGCTGATAATGAAGCAATTGTGTTTGATGGTATTCACTTCCTGCACGTCTTCTTTTACTTGATGACCAAGCGCTACGATTTGCTCGCCCGCAACTTCGTCAACCTAGGCGATCGCTATGCCAGCGATGCGGAAGTAATCGAACTGCTTGAGTCGCGCACCCGCAAAATCTCCCGGCAGGACTACGCTTTTGCGTAA
- a CDS encoding O-methyltransferase, which produces MIQDENHAYAEAHTSPESAVLQRLNRETHVQVLAPRMLSGHLQGRVLSMLSHMIRPRRILEIGTYTGYSALCLAEGLAPEGELHTIEQNPELESRIRRYITEAGLSDRIHVHIGEALHVLPTLAETWDLVFIDADKINNDAYFELVINQVRPGGFVLVDNVLWSGKALDSHQAKPADKDTHAVRAFNDKIQQDSRVENVLLPIRDGILLIRKLL; this is translated from the coding sequence GTGATCCAGGACGAAAATCACGCCTACGCTGAGGCGCATACTTCGCCCGAATCGGCGGTATTACAGCGTCTTAACCGCGAAACGCATGTGCAGGTACTGGCGCCGCGCATGCTTTCGGGCCACCTGCAAGGGCGCGTGCTCAGCATGCTCAGCCACATGATCCGGCCGCGCCGCATCCTCGAAATTGGCACGTACACGGGCTATTCGGCGCTGTGTTTGGCCGAAGGCCTGGCACCGGAGGGTGAACTCCATACCATCGAGCAAAACCCCGAATTGGAGAGCCGCATCCGTCGTTACATTACCGAAGCGGGCCTCTCCGACCGTATTCACGTCCACATCGGCGAAGCGCTGCACGTTCTGCCCACGCTCGCCGAAACCTGGGATCTGGTGTTCATCGACGCCGATAAAATCAACAACGACGCCTACTTCGAGCTGGTCATTAATCAGGTGCGGCCGGGCGGTTTCGTGCTGGTTGACAACGTGTTGTGGAGCGGCAAAGCCCTCGACTCGCACCAAGCCAAGCCTGCCGACAAAGACACCCACGCCGTGCGTGCTTTCAACGACAAAATTCAGCAGGACAGTCGCGTGGAGAACGTACTTCTGCCAATTCGAGACGGAATTTTATTGATCCGTAAATTATTGTAA
- a CDS encoding TonB-dependent receptor — protein MRTALSILFFLGAVWSAQAQTTAAGRVLDAADQSPLIGANVVLIHLPDSTKQGAAADPTGAFEITGLEQGRYVLTVSFLGYQTLRRPVEVGTQPLALGNITLQTGGVTLKGVEVVGKTPAAVQKGDTAQYNANAFKTNPDANAQDLITKMPGVTTQNGKVQAQGEDVQRVLVDGKEFFGNDPDAVLKNVPAEIIDKIEVFDRQSDQSQFSGFNDGNTQKTINIVTKPQFRNGQFGRFVAGVGGGSQTGNSSWAERYRVSGSYNMFRNNQRISIVAQSNNVNEQNFGTEDLLGVVGNSGGGGRGNRGGGGGPGGGGNRGGGGNAGASNFLVNQNGGITRTNAIGVNYSDLWGKKTQVTASYFFNLSNNTNNSNTFRRYAGTNQGQTYQENSLEGSRNINHRFSLRLEHKIDTANSILFIPRLSVQQNNGTSNLDGITLLGDQQRGNVVSNYRSHLTGVTSSNQLLYRHRFAKAGRTISLDLNANYNDKDGNNNLFSNSRSVSRIAGTLRDTTIETRLDQYSRLLQTGWQLSSGVSYTEPLSKTDILQLNYNVSYAPNDSDKKTYDFANDTGDYTSLNQGLSNVFTSSYLTQGIGASIRRQTRDFQAMIGVTGQRADLNNRQQFPAAGNLDRTYYNFLPNAMLRYNFSRQKNLRFNYNGRTAAPSISQLQEVVNNANPLQLTTGNPNLNQQFQHTATLRYSAAKPESSTSFFAGVFGSFTNNYITNSTFVAPQDTVININGGRVLLPVGGQLTRPINLGQQYSVRAFAVYGRPISAIKSNLNLNGSVGYSRTPGLNNNVVNYSQSPSGGLGATLSSNISPKVDFTLSSNGNLTYARNTVNTRLNTNYYVQNSALRLSWIVGPGFTLQSDVTHQYNKGLSGSGTQQYVLWNASLGKKVFENQRGEFKLYAFDILKQNRSIQNNISAAYNETVTTNILQQYFMVMFTYNLRNGNAAPASPEGRDGQRGGFPGGFPGGRPGGGGTGGPPPGGG, from the coding sequence ATGAGAACAGCGTTATCAATTCTATTTTTTCTGGGCGCTGTTTGGTCGGCCCAAGCGCAAACCACCGCGGCCGGCCGGGTACTGGATGCGGCTGACCAGTCGCCGCTGATCGGGGCCAACGTGGTCTTAATTCACCTGCCCGATTCGACGAAGCAGGGAGCCGCCGCCGACCCCACCGGCGCTTTCGAGATCACCGGGCTGGAGCAGGGCCGCTACGTGCTCACCGTTTCCTTCCTGGGATATCAGACGCTGCGCCGACCTGTAGAGGTTGGGACACAGCCACTTGCATTAGGTAATATAACTCTGCAAACGGGCGGCGTGACGCTAAAGGGCGTTGAAGTGGTGGGCAAAACGCCCGCCGCCGTCCAGAAAGGCGACACGGCCCAGTACAACGCCAACGCCTTCAAAACCAACCCCGACGCCAACGCGCAGGACCTGATCACGAAGATGCCGGGCGTCACGACCCAAAACGGCAAGGTGCAGGCCCAAGGCGAGGACGTGCAGCGCGTGCTGGTAGACGGCAAGGAGTTTTTTGGCAACGACCCCGACGCGGTTCTGAAGAACGTGCCCGCCGAGATCATCGACAAGATCGAAGTCTTCGACCGTCAGAGCGATCAATCGCAGTTTTCGGGTTTCAACGATGGCAACACGCAGAAAACCATCAACATCGTAACCAAGCCGCAGTTTCGCAACGGGCAGTTTGGGCGATTTGTGGCCGGCGTGGGCGGCGGCTCCCAAACGGGCAACAGCAGTTGGGCCGAGCGCTACCGCGTGAGCGGCAGCTACAACATGTTTCGCAACAACCAGCGCATTTCCATTGTGGCGCAGTCCAACAACGTAAACGAGCAGAACTTTGGCACTGAGGACTTGCTGGGCGTGGTAGGCAACAGCGGGGGCGGCGGACGCGGCAACCGCGGTGGAGGTGGCGGACCGGGCGGCGGGGGCAACCGTGGCGGCGGGGGCAACGCGGGCGCCAGCAACTTCCTCGTCAACCAGAATGGGGGCATCACGCGCACCAACGCCATCGGCGTCAACTATTCGGACTTATGGGGCAAAAAAACGCAGGTAACCGCCAGCTATTTCTTCAACCTGAGTAATAACACCAACAACAGCAACACGTTTCGGCGGTATGCGGGCACCAACCAAGGCCAGACGTATCAGGAAAACTCGCTGGAAGGCAGCCGCAACATCAACCACCGGTTTAGCCTGCGCCTGGAGCACAAGATTGACACGGCCAACTCCATTTTGTTTATTCCGCGCCTGTCGGTGCAGCAAAACAACGGCACCAGCAACCTCGACGGCATTACGCTGCTCGGCGATCAGCAGCGCGGCAACGTGGTCAGCAACTACCGCTCGCATCTGACGGGCGTTACCTCGTCGAACCAATTGTTGTATCGGCACCGCTTCGCCAAAGCTGGTCGCACGATTTCGCTGGATTTGAACGCCAACTACAACGACAAAGACGGCAACAACAACCTCTTTTCTAATTCGCGCAGTGTATCGCGCATTGCTGGTACCCTGCGCGATACCACCATCGAAACGCGCCTCGACCAGTATTCGCGGCTGTTGCAGACGGGTTGGCAGCTGAGTTCGGGGGTTTCGTACACCGAGCCACTGAGCAAAACGGATATCCTCCAGCTGAACTACAATGTGTCGTACGCCCCGAATGATTCGGACAAAAAAACCTACGACTTCGCCAATGACACGGGCGACTATACCAGCCTGAATCAAGGCCTAAGTAACGTATTCACCAGCAGCTACTTAACCCAAGGTATCGGGGCGAGTATCCGGCGACAAACGCGTGATTTTCAGGCGATGATTGGTGTCACGGGCCAACGGGCAGATTTGAACAACCGGCAGCAGTTCCCCGCCGCCGGCAACCTCGACCGCACCTACTACAATTTCCTGCCGAACGCCATGCTGCGCTACAACTTTTCGCGGCAGAAGAACCTGCGGTTCAACTACAACGGCCGCACGGCGGCCCCCAGCATCAGCCAGTTGCAGGAAGTCGTAAACAACGCCAACCCGCTGCAACTGACTACCGGCAACCCCAACCTGAACCAGCAGTTTCAGCACACGGCCACGCTGCGCTATTCGGCTGCTAAGCCCGAAAGCTCGACATCTTTCTTTGCTGGCGTATTTGGCTCATTTACAAATAATTACATCACTAACAGCACTTTTGTAGCGCCCCAGGACACCGTAATCAACATCAACGGCGGACGGGTGCTTTTGCCCGTAGGCGGCCAGCTGACCCGCCCCATCAACCTGGGGCAGCAGTATTCGGTACGGGCGTTTGCGGTGTACGGGCGGCCCATAAGCGCCATCAAATCCAACCTGAACCTGAACGGTTCGGTGGGGTATTCGCGCACGCCCGGTCTTAATAACAACGTGGTCAACTACTCGCAGTCGCCTTCCGGGGGCTTGGGCGCCACGCTCAGCAGCAACATTAGCCCCAAAGTAGACTTCACGCTTTCGTCGAACGGCAACCTGACCTACGCTCGTAACACGGTTAATACCCGCCTCAACACCAACTACTACGTGCAGAACAGCGCCCTGCGCCTGAGCTGGATTGTGGGGCCGGGCTTCACGCTGCAATCCGACGTGACGCACCAGTACAACAAGGGCCTCTCCGGCAGTGGCACGCAGCAATACGTACTCTGGAATGCCAGCCTGGGCAAGAAAGTATTTGAGAATCAGCGCGGTGAATTCAAACTCTACGCCTTCGATATCCTGAAGCAGAACCGCAGCATCCAGAACAATATCTCGGCGGCGTACAACGAAACCGTGACCACCAACATTTTGCAGCAATACTTCATGGTGATGTTTACCTACAACCTGCGCAACGGCAACGCCGCCCCGGCCAGTCCGGAGGGCCGCGATGGCCAGCGCGGTGGGTTCCCCGGCGGCTTTCCGGGCGGGCGCCCAGGCGGTGGCGGCACAGGTGGCCCACCACCCGGCGGTGGCTAA
- a CDS encoding M16 family metallopeptidase, with protein sequence MPDYDLHELPNGIRVLHKQVLHTKIAHCGFMLDIGSRDEKTHQLGLAHFWEHMAFKGTEKRRSFHILNRLETVGGELNAYTTKEKICFYASLLSTHFERAFELLTDLTFNSIFPEREIEKERTVILEEMSMYQDAPEDAIVDDFDGVIFGEHALGHNILGTRQSVSSFQQPDFRQFLAENVRTDRLVFSSVSNLPFKEVLRLAEKYLAPLPSRLGERPRTPFNHYQRLEQLERRPITQAHCLIGGPAYAIQDERRIPFFMLSNILGGPGMNSRLNLGVREKYGLVYTIDATYSPYTDTGLFGIYFGTEKNQVKRTISLINRELRILREKPLGSLQLHTAKEQLMGQLAMAEESNGGLMQLLAKSTLDIGRVEPLTEIFDRIKRITASELCELANDVLREDNLSVLQYVPE encoded by the coding sequence ATGCCTGATTACGACCTGCATGAGTTGCCCAACGGCATTCGTGTTCTCCATAAGCAAGTTCTACACACCAAAATTGCGCACTGCGGCTTCATGCTCGACATTGGTTCGCGCGATGAAAAAACCCATCAGCTTGGTCTGGCTCACTTCTGGGAGCACATGGCCTTCAAAGGCACCGAAAAGCGCCGCTCGTTTCACATCCTCAACCGCCTCGAAACGGTGGGCGGCGAGTTGAACGCGTACACGACCAAGGAGAAAATCTGCTTCTACGCGTCGTTGCTCAGCACGCATTTCGAGCGCGCTTTTGAGCTGCTGACCGACCTGACATTCAACTCCATATTCCCGGAGCGCGAAATTGAGAAGGAGCGCACCGTGATTCTGGAAGAAATGTCGATGTACCAGGATGCGCCCGAAGATGCCATCGTCGATGATTTCGACGGCGTGATTTTCGGCGAGCACGCCTTGGGCCACAACATTCTGGGCACGCGCCAGAGCGTATCCAGCTTCCAGCAGCCCGATTTCCGACAGTTTCTGGCCGAAAACGTGCGCACCGATCGGTTGGTGTTCAGCTCGGTGAGCAATCTACCGTTTAAAGAGGTGCTGCGCCTGGCCGAAAAATACCTGGCTCCGCTGCCCTCTCGCCTGGGCGAGCGGCCGCGTACGCCCTTCAACCATTACCAACGCCTGGAGCAATTGGAGCGCCGGCCCATCACGCAGGCTCACTGCCTGATCGGTGGCCCGGCCTACGCCATTCAGGACGAGCGCCGGATTCCGTTTTTCATGTTGTCCAACATTCTGGGCGGCCCTGGCATGAACTCGCGCCTCAACCTGGGCGTGCGCGAAAAATACGGCCTCGTGTACACCATCGACGCCACCTACAGCCCCTACACCGATACGGGCTTATTCGGCATTTACTTCGGCACCGAGAAAAACCAAGTCAAGCGTACTATCTCTTTGATTAACAGAGAGTTAAGGATTTTACGCGAAAAGCCGTTGGGCTCGCTCCAACTGCACACGGCCAAAGAGCAGCTCATGGGCCAGCTGGCAATGGCCGAGGAAAGCAACGGCGGCCTGATGCAGTTACTCGCCAAAAGCACCCTCGACATCGGGCGCGTAGAGCCGCTGACCGAGATTTTTGACCGAATCAAGCGCATTACGGCCTCCGAATTATGCGAATTGGCCAATGACGTGCTACGCGAAGACAATTTGAGCGTATTGCAGTACGTCCCCGAATAA
- a CDS encoding DUF4184 family protein gives MPFTLAHPALVLPLIRPLRRWLSATGLVVGSMAPDFEYFFRLRSNRGHAHNLLALVWFDLPLSLLVIALVHGVVRKPLVRCLPTVLHDRLGWMAEKPWPLTNLWSARVLLAIAIGSLSHLLWDGFTHIGYIADLLPFLKKIVAGRQLLGWLQLISSVLGLLVVGWAIWRLPKVTGPKRLDHIHRQAFWRVNFFLMLVIWVVFLLINQIEGHRLIVPIIVSGISASAAALVLSSAVLRNPWRSAHSSTKSSDSLRDPGRKSRLR, from the coding sequence GTGCCGTTTACCCTTGCTCACCCTGCCTTAGTCCTGCCCCTGATTCGGCCGCTGCGCCGGTGGTTGTCGGCCACCGGTTTGGTGGTGGGGTCGATGGCGCCCGACTTCGAGTATTTTTTTCGGCTGCGCTCCAACCGTGGGCACGCGCACAACCTGCTGGCGCTGGTGTGGTTTGATCTGCCGCTGAGTTTGCTGGTGATCGCGCTGGTGCACGGCGTTGTGCGCAAGCCTTTGGTGCGCTGCTTGCCCACCGTGCTCCACGACCGGCTCGGCTGGATGGCCGAAAAGCCATGGCCCCTCACCAATCTTTGGAGCGCGCGGGTGCTGCTGGCAATTGCGATCGGCAGTTTGTCGCACTTGCTCTGGGACGGCTTCACGCACATAGGCTACATAGCGGATTTGCTGCCTTTCCTGAAAAAAATCGTGGCGGGCCGACAACTTTTGGGCTGGCTCCAGCTCATCTCTTCGGTGCTGGGCCTGCTGGTGGTGGGGTGGGCCATTTGGCGGCTGCCCAAAGTGACGGGCCCCAAGCGGCTGGATCACATTCATCGGCAAGCTTTCTGGCGGGTCAATTTTTTTTTGATGCTGGTGATCTGGGTGGTGTTTCTGCTCATCAACCAAATTGAAGGCCACCGATTGATCGTGCCCATTATCGTGTCCGGCATCAGCGCCAGTGCCGCGGCGCTGGTTCTGTCTTCGGCTGTTTTGCGCAATCCCTGGCGCAGCGCCCATTCTTCCACCAAATCATCCGACTCGCTCCGTGATCCAGGACGAAAATCACGCCTACGCTGA